In Anopheles gambiae chromosome 2, idAnoGambNW_F1_1, whole genome shotgun sequence, a single window of DNA contains:
- the LOC1269562 gene encoding 27 kDa hemolymph protein — protein MIPSRRLGSCAALLLVPLLAVIAFQSGGVAADESTEPGTIDLNSIDINKLKDEVLADILPPEFKNVTLPKLEDIQKIIKDKCSRVAGSDASYEEAEQAAQKFGDCMKDLVDFSDLQEEIKKAKPTGDLDTVFNKYCRRRSAAIECIDTFSAKVDVCLENDEKESKVVMVNIVHGLLNFVCHKDGDQIALFIAEEGPECFADQKDALIDCVNGTMSGYLRDDSAPAASEGLPKLVMGKKQCDEMSSLQECMVQALEGCKESTPANLVESLFKFVRRETPCANITGEATPRKHARNVGELTTASHQVITSTLLMALVAKLLIRW, from the exons ATGATTCCATCCCGTCGTTTGGGTTCCTGTGCAGCGTTGTTGCTGGTGCCGCTGCTGGCAGTGATCG CATTCCAGTCCGGCGGCGTTGCAGCGGATGAGTCGACCGAACCGGGAACGATCGATTTAAACAGCATCGATATCAACAAGCTAAAGGATGAGGTGCTGGCCGACATACTGCCGCCAGAGTTTAAGAACGTCACCCTGCCCAAGCTGGAGGATATACAGAAAATCATCAAAGACAAGTGTTCCCGTGTGGCCGGCAGCGATGCATCGTACGAGGAGGCGGAACAGGCGGCCCAAAAGTTTGGCGACTGCATGAAGGACCTGGTCGACTTTAGCGATCTGCAGGAAGAGATCAAGAAAGCGAAACCGACCGGCGATCTGGACACCGTGTTCAACAA GTACTGCCGCAGACGTTCCGCTGCCATCGAGTGTATCGATACGTTCTCCGCCAAGGTGGACGTTTGCTTGGAAAATGACGAAAAGGAAAGcaaggtggtgatggtgaacaTTGTGCATGGGTTGTTAAATTTTGTCTGCCACAAGGATGGCGATCAGATTGCAC TGTTCATCGCCGAGGAAGGCCCGGAGTGCTTTGCCGATCAGAAGGACGCTCTGATTGACTGTGTCAATGGTACGATGTCGGGATATCTGAGGGATGACTCTGCACCTGCCGCCTCCGAAGGGCTGCCCAAGCTGGTGATGGGCAAAAAGCAGTGCGA TGAGATGAGCTCGCTCCAGGAATGCATGGTGCAAGCACTGGAAGGCTGCAAGGAATCGACACCGGCCAATTTGGTCGAATCGCTGTTCAAGTTCGTGCGCCGAGAAACGCCCTGTGCCAACATTACGGGT GAAGCAACTCCCCGGAAACATGCACGCAATGTAGGTGAGCTTACGACGGCTTCCCATCAGGTTATTACCTCCACGTTGCTAATGGCGCTGGTAGCCAAACTGTTGATCCGCTGGTAA